The Podospora pseudopauciseta strain CBS 411.78 chromosome 2 map unlocalized CBS411.78m_2, whole genome shotgun sequence genome has a window encoding:
- a CDS encoding uncharacterized protein (EggNog:ENOG503NY2M; COG:U) — protein MRFTKSYHHKRMTGLDSVSAGATTPKRSRLLSFIHFPGTRRKNVEQPPPPFLEFRSSTFFILLTVCLAIFTDILFYGLIVPVFPFSLLEQIGLAENKVQEWTAILLACYNVTLFLGAPIVGFYADHSSSRRWPLLLGLVALCASTLLLCLSKTIALLVVGRLLQGLSAAIVWSVGLALLVDTVGRDIGYAMGYVTIAMSVGLLISPVIGGAVYEAAGYYAVFYIAFAVVACDIALRLVLVEKRVAQQWVVGPESSEAESATTTTDNREDVEKQVQATSHAGADPALQPSPTRAGTSSSDPIAALSTPVLNPAKHPHWELIKNRRMLAALVGIAIEACIVFAFDTVIPLYVKQTFEWNSTAAGLIFICVMVPGFVSPIVGKLADKHGAKWFSVAGFALSIPPLVCLRFVTRNTIEHKVLLCALLTLLGVTLVTLANTPLMAEITYAIDEREAQQPGVWGEKGVYGIAYGLFTTAYALGGTIGSITAGYIQAGPGWGTTAWYCGVWAAAGAVVSFWLGARPDEVPKRQRPDDEELPASSSGVM, from the exons ATGAGATTTACTAAGAGTTACCATCACAAGAGAATGACTGGCTTGGATAGTGTCTCAGCTGGTGCTACCACACCCAAGCGGTCACGTCTACTATCATTTATCCACTTCCCCGGCACCCGCCGCAAAAATGTtgaacaaccaccaccgcctttCCTCGAGTTCCgttcctccaccttctttatcctcctcaccgtctGTTTGGCTATTTTCACCGACATTCTGTTCTACGGCCTAATCGTGCCCGTTTTCCCATTTAGCCTCTTGGAACAGATCGGGTTGGCAGAAAACAAAGTGCAAGAATGGACCGCCATCCTGCTCGCCTGTTACAACGTCACTCTTTTCCTGGGTGCCCCGATTGTCGGGTTTTACGCCGACCATTCCTCATCGCGTAGATGGCCGCTGCTTCTTGGGCTGGTGGCGCTCTGCGCGTCTACCCTACTGTTGTGTCTGAGCAAGACGATTGCCCTGCTTGTGGTGGGGAGGCTGCTCCAAGGACTGAGTGCCGCCATCGTTTGGTCGGTTGGGCTGGCATTGTTGGTCGACACGGTCGGGAGAGACATCGGTTATGCCATGGGATATGTCACGATTGCCATGTCGGTAGGCTTGCTGATCTCACCGGTTATTGGTGGGGCGGTATACGAAGCAGCTGGCTACTATGCTGTGTTCTATATCGCCTTTGCAGTTGTAGCCTGCGATATCGCTCTCCGCCTGGTGTTGGTCGAGAAGAGAGTTGCTCAACAATGGGTCGTAGGACCTGAGTCTTCGGAAGCTGAAAGTGCAACTACAACTACCGATAACAGGGAAGATGTGGAAAAGCAGGTCCAAGCAACAAGCCATGCAGGAGCCGACCCAGCCTTGCAACCCTCACCGACCCGAGCCGGAACCAGTTCCAGTGACCCGATTGCAGCATTGTCGACGCCGGTCCTGAATCCTGCAAAACACCCCCATTGGGAGCTAATCAAGAATCGTCGCATGTTAGCTGCCTTGGTTGGCATAGCGATTGAAGCGTGTATCGT GTTCGCGTTTGATACTGTGATTCCGCTCTACGTTAAACAAACATTCGAATGGAACTCGACGGCAGCCGGCCTGATCTTCATCTGTGTCATGGTCCCCGGTTTTGTATCTCCGATTGTTGGTAAGCTCGCCGACAAGCATGGCGCCAAGTGGTTTTCAGTCGCCGGGTTTGCCCTCTCTATCCCGCCGTTGGTCTGCCTTCGATTTGTGACGCGTAACACGATAGAGCACAAGGTCTTGCTTTGTGCACTTTTGACGTTGTTGGGCGTTACACTTGTTACCTTGGCCAACACACCCCTCATGGCAGAAATAACCTACGCTATCGATGAGCGTGAGGCTCAACAGCCGGGAGTGTggggtgaaaagggggtcTACGGTATCGCCTATGGTCTGTTCACCACTGCATACGCTCTCGGTGGGACGATTGGCAGCATCACAGCTGGGTACATCCAAGCAGGACCAGGTTGGGGAACCACCGCATGGTATTGTGGTGTGTGGGCTGCGGCAGGAGCGGTTGTCTCTTTTTGGCTTGGGGCAAGGCCTGATGAGGTGCCCAAAAGACAAAGAcctgatgatgaagaactACCGGCATCATCAAGCGGGGTTATGTAG
- a CDS encoding uncharacterized protein (COG:A; BUSCO:EOG092655SO; EggNog:ENOG503NXRM), translating to MPSTPPTLGDFTVLPISFPPLPSFPKPTTHYLYLRRNTPKIPTPTDSRSLFLTNCPVDSTDIHLRSLFVSLVGPGRFESATFEDERKDTAHKLSPLDAAVPVNAVHLLRAHGSTKKRKREEEEDAERSKEDEAARLPSTWTRPLRRSGSTAVVLLADEKSVEQVLKACAKASKTKKYPEWGAGVADKVPALGSVWVKQHNRLCYPDPATLQQAVDAFSAVFARREKEAAEISKRLRNEPDEDGFVTVTRGGRNAPASRSEAEEARKKMIERAEKKRQEMEGLYRFQLREKQKEEQEELLMRFEDDRKKLEAMRMKRGKFVPEA from the coding sequence ATGCCTTCAACGCCCCCCACATTAGGGGACTTCACcgtcctccccatctccttcccaccattaccctccttccccaaaccaacaacccactACCTCTACCTCCGCCGCAACACCCCCAAGATTCCCACCCCAACCGACTCCcgctccctcttcctcaccaactGCCCAGTCGACAGCACCGACATCCACCTCCGCTCCCTCTTTGTATCACTAGTGGGACCCGGCCGTTTTGAATCCGCCACCTTTGAAGACGAGCGCAAAGACACCGCCCACAAGCTCTCCCCACTGGACGCCGCCGTCCCTGTCAACGccgtccacctcctccgagCGCACGGTAGCACCAAGAAGCGAAAacgcgaggaagaagaagacgcgGAAAGAAGCAAGGAAGACGAGGCCGCCAGGCTCCCCTCGACGTGGACCCGCCCGCTACGAAGGTCGGGCAGCACAGCGGTGGTATTACTAGCAGACGAGAAATCCGTCGAGCAAGTCCTCAAAGCATGTGCCAAGGCTTCCAAGACGAAGAAGTACCCCGAATGGGGCGCTGGTGTCGCTGATAAAGTCCCTGCGTTGGGATCAGTCTGGGTCAAGCAACATAACCGGCTCTGCTACCCCGACCCTGCCACCCTTCAACAAGCGGTCGACGCTTTCTCTGCTGTTTTTGCCAgaagggagaaggaagccgCCGAGATTTCCAAGAGATTGCGCAACGAGCCGGATGAGGATGGTTTCGTTACTGTGACGAGAGGGGGCAGGAACGCACCGGCGAGCAGGtccgaggcggaggaggcaaggaagaagatgattgagcgggcggagaagaagaggcaggagatggagggatTGTACAGATTCCAGCTGAGGGAGAAGcaaaaggaggagcaggaggagttgCTGATGAGGTTTGAAGATGAcaggaagaagctggaggcgatgaggatgaagaggggcAAGTTTGTGCCTGAGGCGTGA